In Erigeron canadensis isolate Cc75 chromosome 1, C_canadensis_v1, whole genome shotgun sequence, a single window of DNA contains:
- the LOC122608511 gene encoding protein phosphatase 2C 29-like has product MGSGFSCFNPSHHRRDEQPHHHLIFTSTDHQDEINNTTSLGHSFCYVPSSACSFSSARFLSPTNSLRFISPSHSLRFSPPHHETTSSHRHLLRAISGASVSANTLTPNINFNNTNNNNNDYNCVNNNNNNNGFESTSSFCALPLQPLPKSETETTTSAFFMSGPIERGALSGPMDSDAGGNNGGRVPFSAPLNGGTKFVKKKRGLRKAFQRPWVVPLKKDNVGGRGREEIENEDVQWALGKAGEDRVHVVVSEEHGWLFVGIYDGFNGPDAPEFLMGHLCKATYKELEGLFWDSEETCVTDKLCEIGARVGAVTKKVTFETGVERRKRLWEYLAQDELEDGGFDLSGSERFAFSVDDAVSVSKSSLGVSKRSLLLSKLRNGFSKRKEQGGKFFAWRFGLGGKDDHKEVENRIIEETGNVGRTGRIKKVGPVDHELVLRAMSRALEVTELAYLDMTDKVMDQYPELAVMGSCLLVVLMRDDDVYVMNVGDSRAIVAQQQEQPQEVGSSGTMSSGVVVEGIVGSKDGPEKMNDNVPAHDMRLTALQLSTDHSTSIEEEITRIKNEHPDDNQCIVNGRVKGRLKVTRAFGAGFLKQPKWNDSLLEMFRNEYIGTAPYISCEPSLRHHHLSPRDQFLILSSDGLYQYFTNEEVVSHVENFMEKFPDGDPAQHLIEELLLRAAKKAGMDLHELLDIPQGDRRRYHDDVTVMVISLEGQIWKSSGKYL; this is encoded by the exons ATGGGAAGTGGTTTCTCATGTTTCAATCCATCACACCACCGCCGTGATGAACAACCACATCACCACCTCATTTTCACGTCGACGGATCATCAAGATGAAATCAACAACACCACCTCCTTAGGCCATTCCTTCTGTTACGTACCTTCTTCTGCTTGTTCTTTTTCTTCAGCTCGATTTCTTTCTCCGACTAACTCTCTTCGTTTCATTTCCCCTTCACATTCTTTACGTTTTTCACCACCACATCATGAAACGACGTCGTCTCACCGCCACCTTCTTAGAGCCATTTCTGGCGCGTCTGTCAGTGCCAACACTTTAACTCCCAATATCAattttaataatactaataataataacaatgattataattgtgttaataataataataataataatgggtttGAGAGTACGTCGTCGTTTTGTGCTTTACCTTTACAACCATTGCCTAAAAGTGAAACCGAAACGACGACGTCGGCCTTTTTTATGTCGGGCCCGATTGAAAGAGGGGCGTTATCCGGTCCGATGGACTCGGATGCCGGTGGAAACAATGGGGGCAGGGTGCCGTTTTCGGCACCTTTGAATGGGGGCACTaagtttgtgaaaaagaaaagggGGTTAAGAAAAGCGTTTCAACGCCCGTGGGTTGTCCCGTTGAAAAAGGACAATGTGGGGGGCAGGGGAAGGGAGGAAATAGAGAATGAGGATGTGCAGTGGGCGTTAGGAAAGGCCGGTGAGGACCGGGTACATGTTGTCGTGTCGGAAGAACATGGGTGGTTGTTTGTTGGGATTTATGATGGGTTTAATGGTCCTGATGCTCCCGAGTTTTTGATGGGTCATTTGTGTAAAGCGACGTATAAAGAACTCGAGGGTTTGTTTTGGGATTCTGAGGAAACTTGTGTAACTGATAAATTGTGTGAAATTGGGGCTAGAGTTGGGGCAGTGACGAAAAAGGTTACGTTTGAGACGGGTGTGGAGAGGAGGAAGAGATTATGGGAGTATCTTGCTCAAGATGAACTTGAAGACGGCGGTTTTGATCTATCGGGTTCTGAAAGGTTTGCGTTTTCTGTTGATGATGCGGTTAGTGTTAGTAAATCTAGTTTAGGAGTTAGTAAACGGTCGTTGTTGTTATCAAAGTTGAGAAACGGGTTTAGTAAACGTAAGGAGCAGGGTGGTAAGTTTTTTGCTTGGAGGTTTGGGTTGGGTGGAAAAGATGACCATAAGGAAGTGGAAAACCGAATAATAGAGGAAACAGGTAACGTTGGAAGAACGGGTAGGATTAAGAAAGTTGGTCCAGTAGATCATGAGTTGGTTTTGAGAGCGATGTCACGAGCTTTGGAAGTAACTGAGCTGGCGTATTTGGATATGACTGATAAGGTTATGGATCAGTATCCAGAACTTGCAGTTATGGGTTCATGTTTACTTGTTGTGTTGATGAGAGACGACGATGTGTATGTGATGAATGTGGGAGATAGTCGTGCGATTGTGGCACAACAACAAGAGCAGCCTCAAGAAGTTGGCTCTTCTGGGACAATGAGTAGCGGGGTGGTTGTAGAGGGCATCGTTGGATCGAAAGATGGTCCTGAAAAGATGAATGATAATGTTCCTGCTCACGATATGAGGTTGACAGCGTTGCAGCTGTCTACTGATCACAGCACCAGCATCGAAGAA GAAATCACAAGAATCAAGAATGAGCATCCAGATGACAACCAGTGTATAGTCAATGGTAGGGTAAAAGGCCGTCTGAAGGTTACTCGAGCATTTGGGGCTGGATTCCTTAAACAG CCAAAATGGAATGATTCGTTACTGGAGATGTTTCGAAACGAGTATATCGGTACTGCACCGTACATATCATGTGAACCTTCACTCAGGCACCATCATCTTTCTCCCAGAGATcaatttctaattctttcatcagATGGACTGTACCAATATTTTACCAACGAGGAAGTGGTTTCTCATGTAGAGAATTTTATGGAGAAGTTTCCTGATGGTGACCCTGCCCAACACCTAATAGAGGAACTTCTTTTACGTGCAGCCAAAAAAGCAG GGATGGATTTACATGAGTTGCTAGACATCCCACAAGGCGACCGTAGGAGGTACCATGATGATGTTACCGTCATGGTCATTTCTCTAGAAGGCCAAATATGGAAATCATCAGGAAAATACTTGTGA